The stretch of DNA cttttatttcTAAATCAAATTATTGTAGaagaagaacccatcgaatCAGTCTCAGCTTTGCATCCGTTTTGGTCATCAAATACTTGATTACTGAATTGTCAGTGTACACTATCACTTTATTTCCAATCAAGTAAGGTCAAAATTCGTCACATGCAAACACTATGGCCAACATCTCCTTTTCTGTAGTAGCATAATTCAGTTGGGCATCATTCAAGATTCTGCTTGCGTTGTAGATAGTCCGAAATACCTTGTCAACCCTTTGTCCCAATACTGTACCAATAGCATAATCATTGGCATCACACATGTTTTTGAAAGGTAGCTCCCAATCTGGTGTAGTGACAATCAGCGGTGAAATTAACTTCTCCTTGAGAATTTGAAAGGCTTTAAGGCAATCCTTCCCAAACTCAAAAGATACTCCATTAGCAAGAAGATTAGATAAGGGTTTGGCAATATTGTAGATCAGGGAATGAACTCTGATTAGTTGTTATCAGTTGAGAATTCAGGAAATGAGTATTTCTAGTTTAGTTATGGATGTCCGGTATGAGAAATATTGCCTCTATCGTATAGGTTACAATAATTCCCTTTATAACGGTGATTAACTGTTAGTGATTTGGAAATTTAAAAGTTGTGTCAGTTTAAGGAAAATTGATACCAATTATAATAAGTAGAGATGAACAAGATTCAAGTTGATAATAAGGTGGAAATTCTTCATAGTTAAGTGAACAAAACCGATGAGAAATTGTAAGAGGTTAAGGGAGTGAttgaaattagatttaattaacgAAGGAATGAAAGCAAGAAATACAATTAGGAACGACAAAGACGCATCTACTTTCTATTAATCCACCATGAGCTTACCTCAGAGTTAAGCATACTTAACTTGGGGTAATCTCAAGATGGGAAATCTTTCATGAAGTCATCTCAAAAAGTATATAAGTAaggacaaagtacgctagaAAGATTAGTATTAAGATGCTGAATCAGTAGTTGTTCCAAAAATTATAAGGAGAAAGAGATGTGTTAATAAGTAGAGATTTATAAGGTATCGAGATGAGTATATAGTGAGTAGAAATAAGAAATGCTCTAATTGAGTATCTATCAAGAACGAATACTTAAGTTGTGACTAAGTTAAGTGAGTAGATTAGCTTAAAAGGACCCATAGGAAGAATAGAAAGAtataattatgaattatgtaCTGTGGGATCTTATGATTTCATCTAACTTGTAGCGGTTGGATGCACCGACTTAATATGTTGTCTATTAGTGTAGATAATTTATGCATCAAATGAGAATATGGAGTTCATACGAAGGAATTTTCTAATCTTCTGAATTTCCAAGGTTGATATCTTTGGCAAACATGTTAAGAATTAAAGAAGGTTATTGAGAACCATGgagattaaagagaaaatagtacgatgttttattattaaaaggTTGGTAACCTGAGAAGATCAATAGAATATTAGAAACATGCTGTAAGCATATTTGATAAAGGTTAGATTATCTTAGAATAATCTCTTCCCTGACGAAGCGTTTATCTAAAAGTGATAATTAAATGTACTATTGGTTAGATACTTTAATAAGTGTGGTATGAGAGAAATATTAGACACCTGTTCACTGGAGTAACATAGGTGAGAAAAGAATACGATGGACCGAAAAGACCCAAGGAACTAATAAAATCATAGAGTGAATTCGAGTTGTATGCTCGCTTCATTGAGTACACAGAACAGCTACGCTGATTTACAGCATAGGATTATCGAGTTTTAAATAGGATATTTTGTGTTTCTTCAAGTATTTCCTATAAATGGATACGCAGAGAGGGAAGTTAAACCTTAAATGTGCTATACCTTCTAATAGTGGAGTAAGTAAGCCAGGTAGCCTATTAGCTAGACTTAACTCATGCATTGTCCAAAgtatataatgtgtttcataTCTCCATGCTAAGAAAATATGTATCAGACTTGACTCATATTCTGAGCTGTGATGATGTTAAGCTaagataaatttattatatgggAAAAAACATCTTGTCCAGATTTTGGACTAGAAAAAAAAGGAAGTACTATGGAATGAGACAATTCCACTAGTTAAGAAAGTGTTGTAGAGAAAAAGCAAGATAGAAACAAAAATTTGAGAGTTAGAACCATAAATACGGGGGTAATATCCCGAActgtttaaataaatttcgaggacaaaaggatggttgtaatatcctgataagcctaatggtaaataattaagtttatatttatattatggatTAATTAGGttataagtgggattatgatcctactaatctattttagcataaaatttaaatttactataagtgagtaaataagtgtaatttataaattacggagatttatatatcatgtgtgaatgtaatatgagctctatatgcaataaaaatatttttatgttcaGTGACCCCGAAGACACGATAAGTagataaataagcgtaatttgttaattatagAGTTTATCTAAAATATGTGGATATAGTGTaagttatttataaaataaaaatatttttagatttggcgaccctggagacccgattggagacCAAAAATTTCACAACGatattagttagaaatattgatgggaTTATTGAGGTAAGTCGATTTTAGATATATTAGGATATTTTGGGATACTCAAAATTGGCAAATACCCTAAAAGTAGAGATTTTTTAGTGACTAAAAATGATaggataactattaataataaaaattttattcatattattttagtaatattactattattataatattatttatatatatatattaaacttaatatatatattataagtttataaTAGTACGAATGAAACTCTCCTCCTCCCTCGACGAAAACTTTTtctccttttatttattttcttcaattttaacTCAAAACCTAGCAATCTAAGCTCCATAGTAGTGGGATATCAAATCTTTAGAGAAAGAAAGTCTAAGGtatagtttaattttattttaagcttAGAACGAATGATTTTATATAGGAGTTTCGTGAATTAGAATAGTAATGGAGATTTTGACTTCGTAGAATTATTTTTTGGTAGCTATGGACTAGTTTCgatgtttacttgttgaatttgaggtgattttgagttagaaatcgagtttagAACTTTTTTTTAaggcttagtccgaacgttaatggcgttttttgTTTAAGGGCTcgtttttaattttagttacgTTAGGACTGTAGTATATATGGTAGGGGTgggcatcatccaatccaatttaaTGAACCGAACCGATcgaatccaatccaattagaaaaAGTTGGATATCGAATTACAATTGGATTGTAGTGGATGCTAAAAGTTGGAttctaattagattggatcggttattggatgttaatctcaaaatctaattaaaaacTGATCatatccaattacatttatatatgttaaaaaattatttatataatgaaaatattgaaaaatataatatatgtttattacatttttattagattttttttttgtgttgaatTTATAACACTtggttgtttttattttcacgatgttttgctctattttattacttagagatattgttgttttaattatttaaactttTTGGATACATTACTTGTAACGATCATATGTTTATGAAGTATTACACTTAAATAAAAGGTGATACTTAGTTATTAAGTATTTTTCAGTTAATATTGTAATTTAGatgtgtaattggatatctaattaaaaaatcgatccaatctaattagtaattggattggataggattttgaggtctaattggattggatcgaatgGTGATTTTCTAAATCCAATTgttgattggattggatcggatgagaaAAAAAAGATTGGATTAGATCGCATGCCCACCCttaatatatgatatatatgtgcCCTGTGAAGTATTGGTCAAAGTTCAAGGGGTTAAAATACTAATTTATAATGGTAAAAAAATAGAACCTAACAGTAGGGGTATTGTTAAACCCGAAGTTCGGTAAGCACATCAGAGGAGAACACGTGTCGAGCTGGGAAGAACTCAAGTACACAAACGACAAATACGCTTAGCATGGAGCAACTCGTTGAAAATATAATTCCCAGGATAGGTTTATAACTCGGTTGGCTGAATAGCCTTCTGCTAGACAGAAACGTACGATTTGCTAATTTATGTATTGACGAGAAACCATGTGAGTGCATACGCTCATGACGAGTCCTCAACCTCGCTGTGTGAAAGAGAAAGCGACGACACTAAAAATACTTAGCGTATATTATGCGATATACAAACTGAGCATAGATAGTATATATGGCGAACCAAGATAACAGGCAACGAGGCGTTTATCTCACTAAAAGATGTTTTGCGTGCGAGGAAGATCTTCTCGACCCCAGAGAGTATAACCATCAAGGTTAAGATGATATTAGTCTCGAGAAGCTAAAATGACAAGCAGCTGCTCGCTATCAAAGTGATCTTGGCTCCCTCCTCGACGAGGCATCCCTATGAGATACGATTTACTGTATATCTTTAATTATGCCCTCATCTCGGCCCAATAAAAGCGGGATATTCATAGTTGTGTAAAAACTTCATTTATTTGGCTTGATTTGTATCAAATCCTACAATTTTGGGGACAATAACCGTAAATGTATTTTGGTCAGCTTTCTAATTAACTGCCACTATGCagttataaatagtggcagatAAGATTAAAAGAGAGGAGGCccaataagaagaaaaacatactcagaaatctgaataagattgactcgtggactatgtagaattttaactacaaaaccacgtaaaaatttggtgttcatatttttatttttctatagtttTTCTGTGTTGAATCATATTCGCGAGGCTCAATTtcggttaacgaaaatctgcgttaacatgtataattatgtaactgttattttttaattaggaAGAGTTTTTAACAAGGTGTATATTTTAGAGAGTAAAATCAGGTAGTGCTGAAAGTTCAGGaagcaaaaatactaattatttattattttttcaaataagataaaaaaaaattaatcaatccTAGTTTAAATACATTGCATTTAAGACTATTGTATTACAATACAATTGCCCAATTAAAACAAACTATTAAATACCctataaataagatattttttttttaaattccctaccttaaaaaaaaaaatcatacataaatattttgtttttcattCCAACTATATATTGACCATATCTGAGatttgattttaaaatttttatatatgttcAAATTCGGagcattaaattattattattatttttttatatattaacgGAGCATTGAATTATTGATGCTGGATAGCTTGGCAGAAAATTGTTGATGAATAAGTCATATTGGCTCGGGACAAAACCTTCTCCAGGAATTAAAAGATTTTATTCTTTAGAATTTGTACGATGCATGTCATAGGTGtgtttaatttgttttattttcttacaaATACATAGCATAATTAATTGGATGTGTTATTTCCTGTAATTTTTTATCGTCGATCGagacattattttattttgtaaacgAAACATTGAGGAGGCAAAAGGTCAGAGCTACATACATATATGTCATATAgttgataaaaaattaaagttgcTCCTGGTTTTACTATATCTAAATACATATACActagaacctctatccaagaatacactagggaccaaataaattatattctaattgagaggttataattaaatagagttacactaaaaaaatttaaaaacaaaaaaatatcaacataacaattataacaataaataatcattaatactatatcataatagaaatattttagagtaaatataataaaataaaattattaattttacataaataaatttacaaaatacatgtatatattttattaagatataattattcttatatagaggtgtACTTTGGTAATACGagacttagaaaatgtataactaattacaatatagaggttatttttatttataacttGCCTAAATtggaatttgattttttttataacaaattcgaaattattcttgaatagagtatttttaaataaaagttttattgTAGATAAGTTACATATGAAAAGAGAAAACAATATTAATGATCCAACTGAGGGAAATAGAGAGTAATTTTGACATgctcttcgaaattaattattatatgaacatgtgattaattaaatgtagcTTACATATGCAGATGCATCATGCATGATGACATAATTGGAAAAGATTACATAAGAGATATCATGAGACAACAAAAAACTTTTTTCTGCATACCACTTAAAATAATCTAAGTCTGACTAAGCAATGCGAGATACTATATAAATAATTCATGTAAGTATTATACGAATTTCATTCATCTGGAAAACGTACTACAACTAAGTTAAGTTTACGattatttttttcgttttttgaTGAATTGAATTTTAAAAGACAATAACCTTAAGTTGTGTCAGcaacaatattaataaaataataataattaattaccaaatctataaataattaaaatttgaatgTGTCtcgtttatttaatttttgtggGGATTTAATTATGTTTGAGAAATTGAGTACTTGACAAGATAAGATTTAGCCAGCGATCTGTTCATTCCTTATAGAGGCCAATAATGGtttcatttgaaaaaaatacCAAAGACTTAAATCATTTTTCTGATTAAATCATTTGGAAAAAATACCAAAGACTTAAATCATTTTTCTGATTTAACTGCCCCTCACCTCACATGACTCTATAAGTGTCcctcaatttaattaaagagttgcaataagtaaatattttttttatctcaaTTGCCTTTACCtataatcttattttatatatttatattttttttcaaaaccactTGAGTAAACACAGAATTAAAGATAAACCTTAATAGGGATAAACCTACAATCTTATTTAATCTCTCAAggatatatttatagaaaataataaattaacggAATAGTAATAACTAGAAGAATCGACCATTTCAAATTTGAAAGGGTCACTTTTGAGGAAAATAATTACATCTGCTAGAGTTGTTAAATTATGGACTATATCCTTATtacttaatatattaaattaacaaCTACATAGTCATTGTATTAAATTTACCAAGTCatcttttgtataattttttaaatgatgAAGAGAAAACCAAGTCTCCGCTTATTCTCTTGTAGTTGTAAGATAGATTGCCTCAaattcttctataaatagatgtGTTACCAGTGCAAGAAAAATCACCCTCAATCAACAGCAAACATAGCATAAAAATTAAGTGATTTATAGTCCTCAAAGTTCATACACATATTTCAATCATGAAAAGTGTTCCTTTTCTTCTCACACTCACTGCCTTGGCCTTGGCAAGCTTCATAGCCTCTGCCTCTGACCCAAGCCCTCTCCAAGATTTTTGTGTGGCAGTAGATGAACCCCACAAAGCATGTGCGTACACATAAACTTTCTATAACATTTTTCTATAACATAAGTATGTGattcaatatactaattaacaatttttctttcctttttcatTTATGTCAAGCAGTGTTTGTGAATGGCAAATTTTGCAAGGATCCCAAGCTTGCTAAGGCTGAAGATTTTTTCTTCTCTGGGCTCAACGTTCCAAGAGACACACATAACCCAGTTGGATCTAATGTGACACAAGTGAATGTGGACTTAATTCCAGGATTGAACACTCTCGGAATAACATTGGCTCGCATTGATTATGCACCGTATGGTCAAAATCCACCTCACACTCATCCTCGTGGCTCTGAAATCCTAGTAGTAGCTAAGGGAACTCTGTATGTGGGATTTGTATCATCAAACCAAGACGGAAACCGTCTGTTTACAAAGGTTTTGAAAGAGGGAGATGTGTCTGTGTTCCCAATAGGTATGATTCACTTTCAGTTCAATCCAAGACACGTTCCAGCAGTTGCATTTGCAGGTCTAAGCAGCCAAAATGCAGGAACAATAACCATTGCAAACTCAGTGTTTGGGTCAGATCCTGCCATTAATCCTGATGTGCTTGCCAAGGCTTTTCAAGTTGATAAGAACGTGATTGACAAGCTCCAGAAGCAATTTTGGTTTGGCAATGACAACTAAactaaatatactaaaaaaGAAGATTGAATCCACAAATGAATAAATCattatatttactatttttttttctcatgtaTTAATAATAAACAGTATtctatttcataattaatttggaGAACTGCCATTAAATCTAGTATATCTATTTGTTTTAATACATTAATAAAATCATGTAttgttaataaaaattttattatgattatttgactcaatttatttatttgtatatgctctaatatattttatttaaattagtttaaaatatatgtaacatataattaattttgctattgaaattttatatataaatactattaaataaattacaaaaaattgagaaataattttaaattattataagagtAACTTGAATAAATAAGAGTAATCAGTGACGacataatatataagaaaaagtaatatttattaGGGTTGatttaaattagtttaaaatttaaaaaattatttttattttattattgaaaatgtatataaaaaaattggttaaaacataaagaaaaattaagtaaaatattttatatcaatATAAGGGTTTTTCATAAACatacaataattatttatttattttatgaataagatTATTGCTCAACCAAAACTTGTCACAACCTCCCACTTACAATCCctttacaacaaaaaatgcaAAATCTCTTCTAATTTTTAGAAATTCAAGCAAAACAGTCTCTATCACTAGCCTTTCTTGGTATTACAAGACtaattctaaattaattttattttctactctTTGTACAATATGTTTGATAACTCAAATTTTGTGTGACTAAAGAACATCATTTCTTGCTCTCCAAATATAATAGACAAGATCAGCAAGAATCACATACATAATATTTCTCTAAGCATTACTAACTTTTTTCGCTTTATTGATCTAACGAAGTAGACTAGCTAAATCCATGGCACCACATTTCAACCGTCACAAATGCTTAATCTCCTTAAGGCAGGTGCTACTATAGCTACAATGGAAGAACAAATGATGCGTATTTTCCTTAGCAGCCCCGCACAATAGACAATTTTGATCAGCCACCAAATCCATTTGCAACATAGTATCTTTTGTCTGAATCCTCTATAACAAAACAAGCCAAAGCACTATTCTACGTTTCAAAATGCTCAGCCTATCCCAAATAATTTGGCTCCAAGTCACCACTTGAGGTTGCTCAAAAAGCAATTGATGCCCTTATTTAATGTCGTACTTTGAAGCTGTAAAGGATACTAGATCAGTTTTAGCATTTAAAGCATCTTtgatagcaacaagttttttccaCTACCAACTACAATCGGTGGGAGCTTGGTAATCTCACCAATTTCTATCCATTAAGTAGATGCTATTAATCTACTTAACAAATAGATTATTCTTCTTGGTTTTAATTGCCCTAACATATTTTCTCATGGCGGCCATATTCCAATCAAGCACTCTTCGAAAGTCCAACCGCCCACTTTCTTTGGCAAACACACATTTTTCCAAACCACTAAACTTGGACTACTATCATGTGCTAAGCCTTTCCAGAAAAAGGCCCTACAAATAGCTTCCACATGTTTCAAGAGTTTCTtggtaaaaaattattatttgagccCAATAAGAGTGTCAAGTAATCATAACTGAGTTTATGAGAGTAACTCTCCCCATATAAAATAAGTTCATTGAACTCCATACCTTTATTTTGGTAGTCATCTTCTTTAAATGCTATTATATTCTACTACAGACATGCTTTTTGAGCAAATCGATACGCCAAGATACTTAAAAGGGAGGTTAGTTCTGGAGTATCCTGACATTTCAAGAACTCTTGCAACTTCAGCTTTCTTCATATCACTACAATATACATCAATTTTATATTCATTTGGTATCATCAGCCTTAATATTGAAGAAAAGAGTTTTAAGCCCTAATTAGCATTAgcataacaaaaacaaaatcacCATGAAAAAATAGTAGCAAATAATCTGCAAAACAAATGTGATTTAGCTTCAAATTTGCACATTGGTTATGAAATTTGAAGCCTTTCCAAGAGCCAACCTCTTTTATAATTCTAGACAAGTATTTCATGACAAGAATTGTaagataatattaatacacGAGTATATGCAATCGaatcaaataatataatgaTAAATAAAGAATTGTTCCCACGAAAATTGATTATCtagtactaattaataaaatctTTAGTCTTACTTGATCAGTAATAATATTGGAGAAAagtaaataaaacaaacaataattaaaatttaaataaataacaataataaaaataagaattattATGGTAGCTCTAACCATATCCTTTATTTTACTTCCTAATGAAATTACTCAATTTCTCTTATTCCTATTCAATTGATCAGTTGAATGAAGAAATTTATAATGTAGTTAAGACTTATAAACCCAATCTATGTGAAAACTCTCTATATTtctatggtaagtttaatcatAAAGATAGCATTTATAAgcataacaacaaataaaatcaTACAAATAGCCTAGGTACTTTTATCCTAAATCAatttacaataaatatgcaTAACAATCACAGCATATTCAAATCTTACCTTCCAAAATTTTGATTCGAATTCATAGATGACAATTATAGATGACCagtaaataattacaaaattaaaacaaattgtatggaattgaattaaattagaaGAAGATAAAATTGGAAAATCATTTTAatccataaaataaattcaagtGGTTCACATAATAATCCTTAAAAGAAAATTAGCTACTAGAAGgcattctaaaacaataaatattcaattaaaaacataaaagatagagATGGAGAGATAGAACATTGTTTGGAGTCCTCCAATGGTATCTTCTGCTCCTTGCCCTCCTTCAACACTCAGAATTTCTCTCaacttttaaatattattaaatctaAGCTCTCAGctcctttaaataaacaattagaAAGGTTTCCAAAATCCACCAATGCCCAAAATTGGTCTCCAAGTTTGAATGATAAAGGAAATGTAGTTCCAACTAATTTTATAGACAAAATTTGAGAAGTTtcccttctttttttatttctcCAAGAGTCGCGACTCGCTCGTTTTCTGATTTCCTACTTTGAGTACTAATAGTATTTTGGCTACAACTCTCTCGATATAGCTTGAAATTGGATGTTTTGCTCTACTATAAAACTAGGCTTCAGAGGTAGTTTGTAAGGCCTTTCAGCAtcaatttttgtaaatttcgcTACAGACGGTGTTCTAGGCGACGCTAAAGGGGTTCAAAATAACCGTCACTATAAGGACCCTATGGCAtcggttattatgaaataacagACTTCATAGGGGCTTCCTATAACTTTTTTCAGCTTTAATTAACATAAACT from Cannabis sativa cultivar Pink pepper isolate KNU-18-1 chromosome 2, ASM2916894v1, whole genome shotgun sequence encodes:
- the LOC115720665 gene encoding germin-like protein subfamily 1 member 17; its protein translation is MKSVPFLLTLTALALASFIASASDPSPLQDFCVAVDEPHKALFVNGKFCKDPKLAKAEDFFFSGLNVPRDTHNPVGSNVTQVNVDLIPGLNTLGITLARIDYAPYGQNPPHTHPRGSEILVVAKGTLYVGFVSSNQDGNRLFTKVLKEGDVSVFPIGMIHFQFNPRHVPAVAFAGLSSQNAGTITIANSVFGSDPAINPDVLAKAFQVDKNVIDKLQKQFWFGNDN